In Alicyclobacillus macrosporangiidus CPP55, a single window of DNA contains:
- the sucC gene encoding ADP-forming succinate--CoA ligase subunit beta — protein sequence MNIHEYQAKAVLASYGVAVPQGKVAFTVEEAVEAAKELGGKGVVKAQIHAGGRGKAGGVKIGKSLQEVEQHARELLGKTLVTHQTGPEGKVVKRLLIEQLTNIQKEYYIGLVVDRNTGRVVMMASGEGGMEIEEVAAKTPEKIFRATIDPAVGLLPYQARQLAYSIGIPNELVKKAAQFMTALYHCFVDKDCSVAEINPLVVTAEGDVMALDAKLNFDDNALYRHPEILELRDLDEEDPKEIEASKYGLNYIALDGNIGCMVNGAGLAMATMDTIKYYGGEPANFLDVGGGATEEKVTEAFKIILSDPKVKGILVNIFGGIMKCDVIASGVVAAARQVGLDKPLVVRLEGTNVDLGKKILNESGLNIIAADSLADAAQRIVSLV from the coding sequence ATGAACATCCATGAGTACCAGGCGAAGGCGGTGCTCGCCAGCTATGGGGTCGCCGTGCCGCAGGGTAAGGTGGCGTTTACCGTGGAAGAGGCCGTGGAGGCCGCAAAGGAGCTGGGTGGCAAGGGGGTTGTGAAGGCTCAGATCCATGCCGGGGGCCGCGGCAAGGCGGGCGGTGTCAAGATCGGCAAGTCGCTGCAGGAAGTGGAACAGCATGCCCGCGAATTGCTCGGCAAGACACTCGTCACCCATCAGACCGGTCCAGAGGGCAAGGTGGTCAAGCGGTTGTTGATTGAGCAGTTGACCAACATCCAGAAGGAGTATTACATAGGCCTGGTCGTGGACCGGAACACCGGCCGCGTCGTGATGATGGCTTCCGGCGAGGGCGGTATGGAGATCGAGGAAGTGGCCGCCAAGACGCCGGAGAAGATCTTCCGCGCCACAATTGATCCGGCCGTCGGCCTGCTTCCGTACCAGGCTCGCCAGCTCGCCTACAGCATCGGGATTCCAAATGAACTGGTGAAAAAGGCCGCGCAGTTCATGACGGCCCTCTACCACTGTTTTGTCGACAAAGACTGCTCCGTCGCCGAGATCAATCCGCTGGTCGTCACCGCCGAGGGAGATGTCATGGCGCTCGACGCCAAGCTCAATTTTGATGACAATGCTCTGTATCGCCATCCCGAGATCCTTGAGCTGCGCGATCTGGACGAAGAGGATCCGAAGGAGATCGAGGCGTCCAAGTACGGCCTGAACTACATCGCCCTCGATGGCAACATCGGTTGTATGGTCAACGGCGCCGGCCTCGCGATGGCGACGATGGACACCATCAAGTACTACGGAGGGGAACCGGCCAACTTCCTCGACGTCGGCGGAGGTGCCACTGAGGAGAAGGTGACCGAGGCGTTCAAGATCATCCTCTCTGATCCCAAGGTGAAAGGGATTTTGGTCAACATCTTCGGCGGCATCATGAAGTGCGACGTGATTGCGAGCGGCGTGGTAGCGGCAGCCCGTCAGGTGGGCTTGGATAAACCGCTGGTCGTGCGCTTGGAGGGTACGAACGTCGACCTGGGCAAGAAGATCCTCAATGAGTCCGGCCTGAACATCATCGCGGCCGACTCGCTCGCGGACGCGGCGCAGCGCATCGTCAGCCTGGTCTGA
- a CDS encoding YifB family Mg chelatase-like AAA ATPase, translating to MLGSAVGAVLDGIGASVVTVEADVGRGLPQFHIVGLPDSAVNESKLRIRSAIRNSGLEFPNNRITVNLSPASVRKRGAGLDLAIAVAILRAAGVLPASEQAIGFAAELSLSGALAPVPEAVNLAIGLAAAGVHSVAVATPQIGSCVPIPSLTWHTYAHLRDLIQDLRNHGHLRQPYSPPPILTAQADVDLAEVMGLDEVKRALALAAAGHHHLVLVGPPGCGKTMLAERLHTLLPDLTPDEALEVHAIHQAAGSPRPPTLRPPMRMPHHTIGQAGLIGGGTPPAPGEVTLAHHGVLVLDEVLEFRRAALDALREPLVQREVRLTRGGRSVTYPASFLLAGTLNPCPCGQSGFGTCNCPEAVILRYWSHLSGPLLDRIDMVVPVRPARDRAYDEVSRRVTSAELRAAVARARMALADRTRGVQGEPHPRDFAAAALSRLHLAATRLPLSRRGALAVARLARTLSVMEGKDSVQPTHVDEAIAFRSPGLPVHR from the coding sequence ATGTTGGGATCCGCCGTCGGAGCAGTCTTGGACGGGATCGGCGCGTCGGTGGTCACGGTGGAGGCCGACGTCGGCCGCGGGTTGCCGCAATTCCACATCGTCGGGCTGCCGGATTCGGCGGTGAACGAGTCCAAGCTCCGCATCCGGTCCGCCATCCGCAACTCCGGGTTGGAGTTCCCGAACAACCGCATCACGGTCAACCTCTCGCCGGCCAGTGTGCGTAAACGCGGGGCAGGCCTGGACCTCGCCATCGCCGTCGCCATCCTGCGCGCCGCCGGCGTGCTGCCCGCATCAGAGCAGGCCATCGGGTTCGCGGCCGAACTGAGCCTGTCCGGGGCGTTGGCTCCCGTACCGGAAGCGGTGAACCTGGCCATCGGCCTCGCCGCCGCAGGCGTGCACAGCGTGGCCGTCGCAACCCCTCAGATCGGTTCGTGCGTGCCCATCCCGAGTCTGACCTGGCACACGTACGCCCATCTTCGCGATCTCATCCAAGACCTGCGGAACCACGGACACCTTCGCCAACCTTATTCCCCACCGCCCATCCTCACCGCGCAGGCGGACGTGGACTTGGCCGAAGTCATGGGCCTGGACGAAGTGAAACGAGCCCTCGCGCTGGCCGCCGCGGGCCATCACCACCTCGTGCTGGTCGGCCCGCCCGGTTGCGGCAAGACGATGCTCGCCGAGCGCCTGCACACGCTCCTGCCAGACCTGACGCCCGACGAAGCCTTGGAGGTGCACGCAATCCACCAGGCGGCCGGGAGCCCCCGTCCGCCGACCCTGAGGCCTCCGATGCGGATGCCGCATCACACCATCGGACAAGCGGGGCTGATCGGGGGTGGCACACCCCCTGCGCCCGGCGAGGTCACGCTGGCCCACCACGGCGTGCTCGTCCTGGACGAGGTGCTCGAATTTCGCCGCGCAGCCCTGGATGCGCTGCGCGAACCTTTGGTGCAGCGGGAAGTCCGGCTCACGCGCGGGGGTCGCTCCGTCACGTATCCCGCTTCGTTTCTCCTGGCGGGAACGCTCAATCCTTGCCCCTGCGGCCAGAGCGGGTTCGGGACGTGCAACTGCCCGGAAGCGGTGATTCTGCGCTACTGGAGCCATCTGTCGGGTCCGTTGCTGGACCGCATCGATATGGTCGTCCCCGTCCGACCCGCCCGCGACCGCGCGTACGATGAGGTCTCTCGGCGCGTGACCTCAGCGGAACTGCGTGCGGCCGTGGCCCGCGCCCGCATGGCGCTCGCGGACCGTACCCGCGGCGTACAAGGGGAACCGCACCCAAGGGATTTCGCAGCCGCTGCCCTGAGCCGGCTTCACCTCGCCGCCACCCGCCTTCCCCTGTCCCGACGTGGCGCCCTCGCCGTAGCGCGACTGGCCCGGACGCTCAGCGTAATGGAAGGCAAGGACAGTGTTCAACCCACGCATGTGGATGAGGCGATTGCTTTCCGCAGCCCAGGACTGCCGGTGCACCGCTGA
- a CDS encoding YraN family protein — MTRRALGRFGERFAAQYLERALGWRVERKNWRCRWGELDLVARTPSGVLVIVEVRTRGTDRYGSALESVTEGKRLRLARLTRRFLADWTGPAPALVRVDVIGLTVSGRRVVALEHIRGAIESVWDE, encoded by the coding sequence GTGACCCGGCGGGCATTGGGGCGGTTCGGCGAGCGGTTCGCAGCCCAGTACCTGGAACGGGCCCTCGGCTGGCGCGTGGAGCGGAAGAATTGGCGGTGCCGCTGGGGCGAATTGGACCTGGTTGCGCGGACGCCCAGTGGCGTCCTGGTGATTGTTGAGGTGCGGACGCGTGGGACGGATCGGTACGGATCGGCATTGGAGTCCGTCACGGAGGGCAAACGGCTGCGGTTAGCCCGGCTCACCCGCCGCTTCTTGGCGGACTGGACGGGTCCTGCACCGGCCCTCGTGCGCGTGGACGTGATCGGGTTGACGGTGAGCGGACGGCGGGTGGTCGCGCTCGAACACATCCGCGGCGCCATCGAATCCGTCTGGGACGAATGA
- a CDS encoding EscU/YscU/HrcU family type III secretion system export apparatus switch protein: MERKRAVALQYEQAAAAAPRVVAKGSGAVAEAIVRRAREAGVPVHADAALTEALMAVEVDAVIPEELYVVVAQVLAAVYRAAR; encoded by the coding sequence ATGGAGAGGAAGCGAGCGGTGGCGCTTCAGTATGAACAGGCGGCCGCCGCCGCCCCGCGGGTGGTCGCCAAGGGCAGTGGAGCAGTGGCCGAGGCGATCGTCCGCCGGGCGCGGGAGGCGGGCGTGCCCGTCCACGCGGATGCCGCGTTGACCGAGGCGTTGATGGCCGTCGAGGTGGACGCAGTGATCCCAGAGGAATTGTACGTCGTCGTCGCACAGGTGTTGGCCGCGGTGTATCGGGCGGCCCGCTGA
- a CDS encoding ribonuclease HII, which translates to MRAQAKQAAALERARQLWAQERALVQAVSVYAGVDEAGRGALAGPVVAAAVVVDGPPERWAFVDDSKSLTYRQREILYERIVEEAVSVSVGYATVGEIDEMNILQAARLAMGRAVDGLEVEIGLVLTDGPHPPVFPSAARPALPVVDGDARCLSIAAASIVAKVVRDRWMKGWASRYPEYGFEHHAGYGTPEHLRALAEYGPTPLHRRSFAPVRRACQGTLGLL; encoded by the coding sequence ATGCGGGCGCAGGCCAAGCAGGCCGCGGCGCTGGAGCGAGCCAGGCAGCTGTGGGCGCAGGAGCGGGCACTCGTGCAAGCGGTGTCGGTGTACGCGGGGGTCGACGAGGCGGGCCGCGGCGCCCTTGCGGGACCGGTGGTGGCAGCCGCGGTCGTGGTGGACGGACCCCCGGAGCGATGGGCCTTCGTCGACGACTCGAAGTCACTTACATATCGGCAGCGCGAGATCCTGTACGAACGGATTGTGGAAGAGGCGGTGTCGGTGTCAGTCGGTTACGCGACCGTCGGCGAGATCGACGAGATGAACATCCTGCAAGCGGCGCGTTTGGCGATGGGACGAGCAGTGGATGGACTCGAGGTCGAGATCGGATTGGTGTTGACCGACGGGCCGCATCCCCCTGTGTTTCCGTCCGCCGCGCGCCCCGCGTTGCCTGTGGTCGATGGGGACGCCCGTTGTCTGTCCATCGCCGCCGCCTCCATCGTCGCCAAGGTGGTGCGCGACCGATGGATGAAAGGGTGGGCCTCGCGATATCCGGAGTACGGGTTTGAACATCACGCCGGCTATGGGACGCCGGAGCACCTTCGGGCGTTGGCCGAGTACGGGCCAACACCGCTGCATCGGCGATCCTTCGCGCCGGTCAGGAGAGCGTGCCAAGGCACGCTGGGGCTCCTGTGA
- the ylqF gene encoding ribosome biogenesis GTPase YlqF produces the protein MEPIHWFPGHMAKAKRQMEEALRRVDAALELVDARLPSASSNPMLRDMLGSRPKVLVMTRIDLADPAATRAWVDHFRREGQSVVLVDARSGRGIEGILPALEEAAHALREKEARRGLRPRPLRAMVVGIPNVGKSSLINRLAGRSAAKIGDRPGVTQTQQWIRLGRIELLDTPGVLWPKLTDQRAALALAVSGAIKSDVVDRLLVAAYFVVFASRHYPHALTERYGVQPVADTGPLDSGDAGGLWQAAEPVLQAIAERRGLRRGGGAWDEERAADLLLREVQTGKLGRLSFEWPPDSAGDAPAPASAASEPAGRSDGPAPLEG, from the coding sequence GTGGAACCGATCCATTGGTTTCCTGGCCACATGGCCAAGGCGAAGCGGCAAATGGAAGAGGCCCTGCGGCGGGTGGACGCGGCCCTGGAGTTGGTGGACGCCCGCCTGCCGTCCGCGAGCAGTAACCCCATGCTCCGCGACATGCTCGGCAGCCGGCCGAAGGTCCTGGTGATGACGCGCATAGACCTGGCCGATCCCGCGGCCACACGGGCCTGGGTGGATCACTTTCGCCGGGAGGGTCAGTCCGTGGTCCTGGTGGACGCCCGCAGCGGCCGGGGGATCGAAGGCATCCTCCCCGCCCTGGAAGAGGCAGCGCATGCCTTGCGGGAGAAAGAAGCCCGGCGGGGACTGCGTCCGCGGCCGCTGCGGGCGATGGTGGTGGGCATTCCGAATGTCGGAAAGTCATCGCTCATCAACCGCTTGGCGGGCAGGTCCGCGGCGAAAATCGGGGATCGTCCAGGGGTCACGCAGACGCAGCAGTGGATCCGGCTCGGCCGGATCGAACTGCTCGACACGCCCGGCGTCCTGTGGCCGAAACTGACGGATCAGCGGGCAGCCTTGGCGTTGGCTGTCTCAGGAGCCATCAAGTCCGACGTGGTAGACCGGTTGCTGGTGGCGGCGTACTTCGTCGTGTTCGCATCCCGGCACTATCCGCACGCGTTGACGGAGCGGTACGGGGTCCAACCGGTGGCGGACACGGGCCCATTGGATAGCGGAGACGCGGGCGGGCTGTGGCAGGCGGCGGAGCCAGTGCTCCAGGCCATCGCCGAACGGCGGGGACTGCGGCGAGGCGGTGGCGCATGGGACGAGGAGCGTGCGGCGGACCTTCTGCTGCGGGAGGTGCAGACGGGAAAGCTGGGGCGGCTGTCGTTCGAGTGGCCGCCGGATTCGGCGGGGGATGCGCCAGCTCCGGCCTCGGCAGCGTCGGAGCCGGCCGGGCGATCGGACGGGCCCGCTCCTTTGGAGGGCTGA
- the rplS gene encoding 50S ribosomal protein L19, whose amino-acid sequence MNILREVTRDQLRTDIPDFRPGDTVRVHVKVREGQRERIQVFEGVVIRRRGGGISETYTVRKISYGVGVERTFPLHSPKVEKIEVVRRGKVRRAKLYYLRGLSGKAARIKEIR is encoded by the coding sequence ATGAACATCCTGCGTGAAGTGACCCGCGACCAGCTGCGCACCGACATCCCGGATTTCCGCCCCGGTGACACCGTGCGGGTGCACGTGAAGGTTCGTGAAGGACAGCGCGAGCGGATTCAGGTCTTCGAGGGCGTCGTGATCCGCCGGCGCGGCGGCGGCATCAGCGAGACCTATACCGTGCGGAAGATCTCCTATGGCGTGGGGGTCGAACGTACGTTCCCGCTGCACTCTCCGAAGGTGGAGAAGATTGAAGTGGTACGCCGCGGCAAGGTTCGCCGTGCGAAGCTGTACTATCTGCGGGGCCTGTCCGGCAAGGCGGCGCGCATCAAAGAGATCCGGTGA
- a CDS encoding HlyD family secretion protein: MGLRRIIVLNVVALLVILGLIYGGYTYYYNRENYVTTNNAFVEGPKYPVNVQFAGNLTSWNVKDGDSVQAGQVLGKIDPRIELSQLGAAAKDPNVVAAVNKAAEVDSPTSGRVTQVSATVGQMAAPGQPLAYVVDMNHLYVVANINETDVRNVGVGDAVDIHIDAYPDQTFKGTVSAIGRATNSLFSLLPASGTTSGTYTKVTQTVPVRIDLSGYGGVQLIPGMSATVHIHRSNS, translated from the coding sequence GTGGGACTGCGGCGCATCATCGTATTGAACGTCGTGGCGTTGCTGGTGATCCTGGGCCTGATCTACGGTGGGTACACCTACTACTACAACCGGGAGAACTACGTCACCACCAACAACGCCTTCGTGGAGGGCCCGAAATACCCCGTGAATGTGCAGTTCGCGGGCAACCTCACGAGCTGGAATGTGAAAGACGGAGATTCGGTGCAGGCGGGGCAGGTCCTCGGCAAGATCGATCCGCGGATCGAACTGAGCCAACTGGGGGCGGCCGCCAAGGATCCGAATGTCGTCGCGGCGGTGAACAAGGCTGCTGAGGTGGACAGCCCGACCAGCGGGAGGGTGACGCAGGTAAGTGCCACAGTGGGTCAGATGGCGGCCCCTGGTCAACCGCTGGCGTACGTGGTCGATATGAATCACCTGTACGTGGTGGCCAACATCAACGAAACCGACGTGCGCAACGTCGGTGTCGGGGATGCGGTCGATATCCACATCGACGCTTATCCCGATCAGACGTTCAAGGGCACGGTCAGCGCCATCGGGCGGGCGACCAACTCGCTTTTCTCGCTCCTGCCCGCGTCAGGGACGACCAGCGGGACCTACACCAAGGTGACGCAGACGGTCCCGGTGCGGATAGACCTGTCGGGGTACGGCGGGGTTCAACTGATACCGGGGATGAGCGCGACGGTACACATCCACCGGTCCAACAGCTGA
- a CDS encoding O-antigen ligase family protein: protein MTYRAAAAAIPPRSGTSVGLANSAWARWCLYLWMLFPVVDFALRQPVVHLLGLLWDKVVLVVLAIIALGRFIAGHRPQWFPWQRYAGWFILFGMGLMFAGLVQPVIAVQGYRIDVYYILYTFLFPFLIAPQDVPRLLHLGAMVAMLVGIHGILQYLLPVPIPGGWVDASEHVRTRVFSVLQSPNELGAYMALSTPLMFGLALAERDRRRRWLYAAGTPLCMVTLLFTSTRGAWVALAVAVVIMAVRFERRLLLVLVVLAVVAVFLPPIHHRIADLLSPVYWIKSSESGRVFKWITAYDRMSTNPLFGVGVGNFGGAVSSLYKSGIYSDNYYAKTLAETGLVGLTLFVAMHLQLMRDLFRGPLRFARGRDRYVVIGGVTGLIAVLIHNGMENVFEFAPMAVAYFTYAMLLLIWASAWQEREEVPDGAPEA from the coding sequence ATGACGTATCGTGCCGCCGCTGCGGCTATCCCGCCAAGGTCCGGAACGTCTGTCGGGCTGGCGAACTCCGCCTGGGCCCGATGGTGCCTCTATCTGTGGATGCTGTTCCCTGTGGTCGATTTCGCCTTGCGCCAACCCGTCGTCCATCTCCTGGGGCTGCTCTGGGACAAGGTTGTGTTGGTGGTGCTCGCCATCATCGCGCTGGGACGGTTCATCGCTGGGCACCGGCCGCAGTGGTTCCCCTGGCAGCGGTACGCCGGTTGGTTCATCCTCTTCGGGATGGGCCTCATGTTCGCCGGACTGGTGCAACCGGTGATCGCGGTCCAGGGATACCGGATCGACGTGTACTACATCCTGTACACCTTTTTGTTCCCGTTCCTGATCGCCCCTCAGGATGTGCCCAGGTTGCTCCATCTGGGCGCCATGGTGGCCATGCTCGTGGGTATACACGGGATCCTTCAATACCTGCTGCCGGTCCCGATCCCCGGCGGATGGGTGGATGCGAGTGAGCATGTGCGCACAAGGGTGTTCAGCGTGTTGCAGAGCCCGAACGAACTCGGGGCGTATATGGCGTTGTCCACTCCCTTGATGTTCGGGCTGGCGTTGGCCGAGCGCGATCGGCGGCGCCGGTGGCTGTACGCCGCCGGTACACCGCTGTGCATGGTCACGCTGCTATTCACCTCCACCCGTGGCGCGTGGGTGGCGTTGGCGGTGGCCGTCGTCATCATGGCCGTTCGATTCGAACGGCGGTTGCTACTGGTCCTCGTGGTCCTCGCGGTCGTCGCGGTGTTTTTGCCGCCGATCCATCACCGGATCGCGGATCTGTTGTCCCCTGTTTACTGGATCAAGTCCTCGGAAAGCGGGCGCGTCTTCAAGTGGATCACGGCCTACGACCGCATGAGCACCAACCCGCTGTTCGGCGTGGGCGTCGGAAACTTCGGCGGCGCAGTCAGTTCGCTGTACAAAAGCGGCATCTACTCGGACAACTATTACGCAAAGACGCTGGCGGAGACGGGCCTGGTCGGATTGACGCTGTTTGTGGCGATGCATCTGCAGTTGATGCGGGATCTGTTCCGGGGTCCCCTTCGGTTCGCCCGCGGCCGGGACCGATATGTCGTCATCGGCGGAGTGACTGGACTCATCGCCGTGCTCATTCATAACGGGATGGAGAATGTGTTTGAATTCGCGCCGATGGCGGTCGCTTATTTCACGTACGCCATGCTGCTGCTCATCTGGGCATCGGCGTGGCAAGAGCGGGAGGAGGTGCCCGATGGAGCGCCTGAGGCGTAA
- a CDS encoding asparaginase codes for MSELLVEVVRGPLVESRHLGDIAVVDTAGRVLWSAGDPHRVTYARSSAKPLQALPLVESGAADAFGMSDEEIALACASHSGEEAHTGRVQAFLQRIGIDASYLRCGAHPPYHAPSYERLLRSGASPEAIHNNCSGKHAGMLALAKFLGADLDTYLEPDHPVQRLILQAVAEVTGVPQEDIVLGTDGCGVPVFGLPVDRLARAYAHFSAPSAPVLGTRRAAAMRRIARAMVSHPHLVAGTERFCTDLMSAGQGTLLGKAGAEGVYCAGVMGTGIGLCVKVDDGNARAAYPAVVETLAQAGLVSEEVLSKLSGFRRPQLRNHAGTWVGEIRPVFQLSKH; via the coding sequence ATGAGTGAACTGTTGGTCGAAGTCGTCCGCGGTCCGCTTGTGGAGAGCCGTCACCTGGGGGACATCGCGGTGGTGGACACCGCGGGACGCGTACTTTGGTCCGCCGGGGATCCGCACCGGGTGACATACGCCCGCTCTTCGGCGAAACCGTTGCAGGCGCTGCCGTTGGTCGAGAGCGGCGCGGCGGACGCGTTTGGGATGAGCGATGAGGAGATTGCGCTCGCGTGCGCTTCCCACAGCGGAGAGGAGGCGCATACGGGACGCGTGCAGGCGTTTTTGCAGCGGATTGGCATCGATGCCAGTTATCTCCGGTGCGGCGCGCATCCCCCGTATCACGCGCCGTCGTACGAGCGGCTGCTGCGCAGCGGCGCGTCGCCGGAGGCGATCCACAACAACTGTTCCGGCAAACACGCCGGTATGCTGGCACTCGCCAAATTTCTCGGAGCCGATCTCGATACATACCTGGAACCGGATCATCCGGTGCAACGCCTCATTCTGCAAGCGGTCGCGGAGGTCACCGGCGTCCCGCAAGAGGACATCGTCCTCGGCACGGACGGATGCGGGGTTCCCGTCTTCGGACTGCCCGTGGATCGCCTCGCCCGCGCGTATGCACACTTCAGTGCACCGTCCGCACCGGTTCTCGGGACCCGCCGCGCGGCGGCGATGCGGCGGATCGCCAGGGCGATGGTGTCCCATCCGCACCTGGTGGCGGGGACGGAGCGGTTTTGTACCGATCTGATGTCCGCCGGTCAGGGAACCCTGCTCGGCAAGGCCGGGGCGGAAGGGGTGTACTGCGCAGGCGTGATGGGGACAGGCATCGGACTGTGCGTGAAGGTGGACGACGGGAACGCCCGCGCCGCGTATCCGGCCGTGGTGGAGACCCTGGCACAGGCGGGGCTCGTCTCCGAAGAGGTCCTGTCGAAGCTGAGCGGCTTTCGCCGGCCGCAGCTGCGCAATCATGCCGGGACCTGGGTCGGCGAGATCCGGCCTGTGTTTCAATTGTCCAAGCACTGA